The following proteins are encoded in a genomic region of Takifugu rubripes chromosome 21, fTakRub1.2, whole genome shotgun sequence:
- the LOC115247642 gene encoding uncharacterized protein C6orf132 homolog isoform X2 has protein sequence MGCCCSKTDEWRDSDSDSESISDIDSDISSLSDILHYSGWSTKTVEHRQHTTAGTQQAWLDAELKGDSRCKEEPEVIRNPTRVGPTLESDPCVALDRLSTGGEENTPDGSNSFYSIRPIDADDLEQEQNQWATDEPGPSTVLQTELLTPPPETDTGLFQTLPPGPDPDLFPTPPPGPDPDLFPTPPPGPVSGLFSTPPELSLPSEVDVRVTTISSPDTVSSHHTDVTTSSLNNPGKLYGPETHRRSPKSHFEWQENAELKRSWLPANSRIRKIPSREEGDDPSVSICFYSAPEDLAPPRPERQDVATQTLPPGACGDAPTPSKMESVCHEQHVMAEGGNSGDETKGMVWSKGTPQAEFPQMGRGVDIPGPVSELQPSKAPRDCPQPKTLPGLSAKPPRLQRRGRVSMGRRYQQREADKTKELDAERKPSPLPEIGEANFPSLSAVNVSTATVPATENKSCAEGNWPHWKADSSTSSQKVGEP, from the exons atggggtgctgctgtAGTAAGACTGACGAGTGGagagacagcgacagcgacagcgaaaGCATCAGCGACATCgacagtgacatcagcagtctgtcagacatCCTGCACTACAGTGGATGGAGCACGAAGAcggtggagcacaggcagcacaccaccgcaggaacccagcaggCATGGTTGGATGCAGAgcttaaaggagacagcaggtgtaaggaggaacctgaggttaTTAGGAACCCAACACGTGTCGGGCCCACCCTTGAATCAGATCCCTGTGTGGCGCtggacagactgagcacaggcggagaggaaaacactccagatggGTCAAACAGCTTCTACAGCATCCGTcccattgatgctgatgaccttgagcaggagcagaaccagtgggcaacagatgagcctggtccatccactgTGCTGCAAACCGAGTTactaacacctcctcctgaaacagacactggattattccaaacacttcctcctggaccagaccccgatttattcccaacacctcctcctggaccagaccctgatttattcccaacacctcctcctggaccagtctCTGGATTATTCTCAACACCTCCTGAATTGTCCCTACCAAGTGAGGTCGATGTGCGTGTGACCACAATATCCTCACCGGATACTGTTTCCTCCCATCACACCGATGTCACGACCTCGTCTCTCAACAATCCAGGAAAATTGTACGGTCCAGAAACTCACCGTAGATCCCCCAAATCCCACTTTGAGTGGCAGGAAAATGCGGAGCTCAAACGTTCGTGGCTTCCAGCGAATTCACGCATCCGGAAAATCCCGAGCCGAGAAGAGGGCGATGATCCCTCTGTCtcaatttgtttttacagtgcacCTGAAGACCTGGCCCCCCCGAGACCTGAGCGTCAGGACGTtgccactcaaactttgccccctggtgcttgtGGAGATGCTCCCACTCCATCCAAGATGGAGTCCGTCTGTCATGAGCAGCacgtgatggctgaagggggcaacAGTGGAGACGAGACAAAGGGAATGGTGTGGTCTAAgggcacaccccaggctgagttcCCCCAGATGGGTAGAGGTGTGGACATCCCAGGGCCAGTGTCGGAGCTACAGCCCTCCAAGGCTCCCAGAGACTGCCCACAGCCT AAAACTTTGCCAGGACTGTCAGCCAAACCTCCCAGACTACAAAG GAGAGGACGCGTCAGCATGGGGAGAAGATACCAACAGAGGGAAGCAGACAAGACAAAGGAGCTG GACGCAGAGAGGAAGCCGTCACCTCTTCCTGAGATCGGGGAGGCCaacttcccttctctttctgctgtgaatgtttccacagcaaccgTACCTGCAACTGAGAACAAG AGCTGTGCTGAGGGAAATTGGCCTCACTGGAAAGCTGACTCCAGCACGAGCAGCCAAAAAGTGGGAGAACCTTAG
- the LOC115247642 gene encoding ras-associated and pleckstrin homology domains-containing protein 1-like isoform X1, protein MGCCCSKTDEWRDSDSDSESISDIDSDISSLSDILHYSGWSTKTVEHRQHTTAGTQQAWLDAELKGDSRCKEEPEVIRNPTRVGPTLESDPCVALDRLSTGGEENTPDGSNSFYSIRPIDADDLEQEQNQWATDEPGPSTVLQTELLTPPPETDTGLFQTLPPGPDPDLFPTPPPGPDPDLFPTPPPGPVSGLFSTPPELSLPSEVDVRVTTISSPDTVSSHHTDVTTSSLNNPGKLYGPETHRRSPKSHFEWQENAELKRSWLPANSRIRKIPSREEGDDPSVSICFYSAPEDLAPPRPERQDVATQTLPPGACGDAPTPSKMESVCHEQHVMAEGGNSGDETKGMVWSKGTPQAEFPQMGRGVDIPGPVSELQPSKAPRDCPQPKTLPGLSAKPPRLQRRGRVSMGRRYQQREADKTKELDAERKPSPLPEIGEANFPSLSAVNVSTATVPATENKVGSKLSYAQVCRMPPRKRAPSPDLRPPYPDLRPPYSDLRPPYPDLSPPYPELSPPYPEQDPQPAGTRQPTKLRYAWL, encoded by the exons atggggtgctgctgtAGTAAGACTGACGAGTGGagagacagcgacagcgacagcgaaaGCATCAGCGACATCgacagtgacatcagcagtctgtcagacatCCTGCACTACAGTGGATGGAGCACGAAGAcggtggagcacaggcagcacaccaccgcaggaacccagcaggCATGGTTGGATGCAGAgcttaaaggagacagcaggtgtaaggaggaacctgaggttaTTAGGAACCCAACACGTGTCGGGCCCACCCTTGAATCAGATCCCTGTGTGGCGCtggacagactgagcacaggcggagaggaaaacactccagatggGTCAAACAGCTTCTACAGCATCCGTcccattgatgctgatgaccttgagcaggagcagaaccagtgggcaacagatgagcctggtccatccactgTGCTGCAAACCGAGTTactaacacctcctcctgaaacagacactggattattccaaacacttcctcctggaccagaccccgatttattcccaacacctcctcctggaccagaccctgatttattcccaacacctcctcctggaccagtctCTGGATTATTCTCAACACCTCCTGAATTGTCCCTACCAAGTGAGGTCGATGTGCGTGTGACCACAATATCCTCACCGGATACTGTTTCCTCCCATCACACCGATGTCACGACCTCGTCTCTCAACAATCCAGGAAAATTGTACGGTCCAGAAACTCACCGTAGATCCCCCAAATCCCACTTTGAGTGGCAGGAAAATGCGGAGCTCAAACGTTCGTGGCTTCCAGCGAATTCACGCATCCGGAAAATCCCGAGCCGAGAAGAGGGCGATGATCCCTCTGTCtcaatttgtttttacagtgcacCTGAAGACCTGGCCCCCCCGAGACCTGAGCGTCAGGACGTtgccactcaaactttgccccctggtgcttgtGGAGATGCTCCCACTCCATCCAAGATGGAGTCCGTCTGTCATGAGCAGCacgtgatggctgaagggggcaacAGTGGAGACGAGACAAAGGGAATGGTGTGGTCTAAgggcacaccccaggctgagttcCCCCAGATGGGTAGAGGTGTGGACATCCCAGGGCCAGTGTCGGAGCTACAGCCCTCCAAGGCTCCCAGAGACTGCCCACAGCCT AAAACTTTGCCAGGACTGTCAGCCAAACCTCCCAGACTACAAAG GAGAGGACGCGTCAGCATGGGGAGAAGATACCAACAGAGGGAAGCAGACAAGACAAAGGAGCTG GACGCAGAGAGGAAGCCGTCACCTCTTCCTGAGATCGGGGAGGCCaacttcccttctctttctgctgtgaatgtttccacagcaaccgTACCTGCAACTGAGAACAAG gtgggctccaaactgtcATATGCACAGGTCTGTCGGATGCCACCACGTAAGCGTGCCCCAtccccagaccttcgcccaccctacccagaccttcgcccaccctactcggaccttcgcccaccctacccagaccttagcccaccctacccagaacttagcccaccctacccagaacaAGATCCCCAACCAGCTGGGACTCGCCAGCCAACTAAGTTGAGATATGCGTGGCTTTGA